Part of the Caulifigura coniformis genome, ACTCTTCTGGCGCGGAGTCCTGTTCGTCGTCACGTTTGTTCCGGCGGCGTTCATCTATGGGATTGCCGGAGAATTCTTCCGAACGAGGGTGAACGCGGCAGCGGCCCCTCTGCAAGTGCCTCACGGGCTCCCGCCGGGCGTTGTGCGCGCCCGACAGCCGGAGTTCCAGCAGCAGCCCGATCGACCACCGTTCCGGCCGTTTGAGCCCCCGCTCTCACAGCGGCCTCCGTCACGATCGTCCGACCCCTACCAGGTCGAGGTGGTGTACCAGCGTTTTCAGGGAGCCGGGACGCCGACCGAAGCCGTACAGCAGGCGCTGAAACGAATCCCCGAACTGATCGATGGAACTCTCGAGGTCGACGAATCGGCAAAAACGATTCGCTTTCAGACTCAGGGCGGCGTCAATGCGGCCGTGATTGGGCCTCTCCTCGGGAGAGCCGGCTTCGGGTCATTGCAGGTGTCGGCCAAGCCTGTCTCAAACAACTGAGCGGGCGACGCGAGTCTCAAAGCAATGCGATGGCCTCAGGGCGTCCCATTGATGAATCCCGCCACGATCTTCGCCACGCGGTGGGGGTGCGTGAGGAACGCGAAATGTCCGCTCGTATGCAGAGTCTCCTCGCGGACGTCGGGAAGCGAAACCATCAATTCGTTCACGGCCCGAGTCGCGACGGGGCCATCTCCTTCGGTTCGCAGGAGCAGGACGGGGGCCTTGATCGTGTGCAGGGCAGGCCCGAGATCGGTCGCTGCGGCACCGCGCGCGAGGACGGACCAGTGACGGGCCGAGGTTTCGCCCAGGGAATCGAGCAGGAAGTTCCAGCGCGAGGGATCAATGGGAGGGAACCACCGGCGGTGGTTGGCTTCCTGGATCTGCCCCCAGCTCGGGAACTCCCGGAGGAGCTTCGAAGACTTCCCCGCGCCCCAGGCCATCAGGCGCTCTGTCAGGCTGACCCGGCGGCAGGCGAACGCCTCGTGCAGGATGGCGGCGCGGGCGTGGTCGGGATGACGCTCGAGGATCGCGAGAGCGATCTGCCCTCCGAAGGAGGTTCCGAAATATGCAGGGCGGTCGAGTTCGAGTTTATGCGATGCGCCGACGAAGGCGTCGGCGACGCTGGCGACCAGTGCGGCGGGGCTGGGGGGCGTGTCGCACGACGCATCGGCGACGAGACAGCGAAAGCGGTCCCGCATCAGCCACGCGATGAGGGAATACAGCCGGCGGTCCCCCGCCAGTCCGCCGAGAAACCAGAGCGGCGGACCTTCCCCGATGGCAATGCCGTTGAGCTCGATCCCCGGGCCGGAGTGGGTGAAAGACTCCCCTTGCTCTTCGACCCCCTGAAGAACTTCCTGCCAGGCGAGCGGCGGCGGGCACGCTTCGGGCGCTGGCGGATTCTCGGAGGCGAGCGAAGGATCGGACATGCCCCGATTTCACGCATCGCAGGCTTGTTTTGCAACTGGCCCATCAACGCAACTGGCCCGTCAACGCAAAAACGGGAAGCCGTTTGGGGAAACGGCTTCCCGGACCTTGGAGGGGCAGAGGTCACTGCTTCCGAGTGTGCGTTTTCTTTCAGTGCCTGACCGGAAAGCTTCCGGATCAGAAGGGGGCTTTCAGACTGGGCATCGCAAATCGCAACGGGTGAAGTTGCTCGAATCGTTTGCGGTTTGCGGTGACCAGGCTGGAGTGGAAACGAATGGTGATTGCGGGCGAGTCTGCGAATGCAAGTCACTGGCAACGTTCGGCCGGAGGCTCGCGACTTCCGTTCACATCGCAGTGGCGTCGTTCAACCTCTCGTGCGGTCCGTCGTGCGGGCCATGGCTCGGTCTTGCGAGCCGGCCATGGCCCCGCGACGACGCACGACACATTGAAACTCAGTCGCCCTGCGAGCGTTCAGCGCGGAGTCGGCTGAAGCGTGGGCGTTTCTCCGGAGGCCGACAGATCGGCCAGCGGAGCGGCCGGAGCATCGGCGGCCGGCGTTTCAGCGGCCGGGGCCGGAGCGGCAGCCGGGGCTGCGGCCGGAGTCGGGGCCGGGCAGTTCACACCTGTCGCCGAGGCGCCGACCACACTTCCGTCTGCGAACAGCGGCTGATGCCAGTCGTTCGGATTCGGGGCGGCGGGAACCATTCCCGGAGCGGGGAGCCAGCGGGGAACCTGCTGGTAGTAGAAGCCGAGCTGGGTCGTGTCCGTCGGCATGTAGACCTGCTGAGGACGTGGCATTCCGGCGACACCGGGAGCGGTCGGGTAACCGGTCCAGGAGTCCGGGAAGAACTTGTTGTACGCAACCGGGCGACGCCACATTGCCACCTTGCCCGGAGGCGACCAGCCGGCGTCCGGCGGAAGGGCGCAGCCGCCGAGGGGATCGAGCCAGCTCAGGAAGCGATGGACGTGTCCGGTGCACCGGCAGCGGTGATAGCAGCCGCTGCGGCAGCCGTTCCCGCAGTAGCCATTCCCACAATATCCGCTGGGGCAACCGGTGTTGCACTGACCGGTCTGGCAGTTGCCGGTGTTGCACTGGCCGCTGGTGCATGGAGCGGCGGCGGGGGCATGATCGGAGATGCGGACGATGCCGACATCTTCGATGTCCTGGGCATTCGCCAGGCCGGCCCCGCACGTCAGCAGTCCGCCGACGGCCAGGATCGCCCGGAGAAGGGTCTGATCGAGTTTCATGGGTGACATCCCTGTCTTGATGTGTCCTGCGGCAGACCGCGTCCGGCGGTCGTCCGGATCGAAGCACGCATGCGGCTTCGGTGTTGATTCGAGTGGAGCCGTTCTCCGCCGGGGCGACTTTTGCGAGCCGCCCCGGCAGGCGATAGTCAGCGAGCGGCGAAGGACGATTCCCCGCGGACTCGCTTCGTGGCGATCAGTACTGCGGAGCCGGATAAGGGGCTGCGATCGGGTGCGACACCGGCGTCAACCGGCTGGAAGGAACGCCCCAGCCGTAGTTGTAGGTGTGGTTGACGACCGGCGCGAGCGGCACGGCGACCGGGCCGTAGTAACCCTGGGCGGCGTACACCTGGCAATCGCGGGGATCCTGGTAGTCCGGATTGACCGGATAGACCATCGAGTAGTGACCGGCGACCGCCGTTCCCTTTCCGCCCGATCCGTTCGGGAAGAAGTACCCGAACTTGCAACGGAACCAGCTGAACTTCTCTTCGCAGTCCTCGTGGAACATGCGGGCCAGGGCGTCGCTGGTCTGGCGGTTCTTCATGCGATGGTTGATGCAGTGGCAGCGAAGCTTGTCGGACAGCGGGGTGTGGCCGAAAACGACCCGCGATCCGCACTCATGTCCGGGAGGACATTCGCCGTAGTACACCGGAGGGCAGTTCGACGGAACGGTCTGGCAGGCTTCGGCCGGGCAGCCCTGCGGGCACTGTCCGGCGGCGCGCCCATGCTTGCAGCGGCGGGCTTCCCGGCGGTGGCCAGCCTGCTCCACAGCGCCGTTGCTGGCGGTCATGGCCTGCGGCTCCGCGGGAGACAGTTCGGCGAACTGCATCGGCTTGTCGAACGGCGCAGCGCTTTCGCTGCTGAACAGGCCGGCATAGTCGCCGGTCGGCTCCTCGGCCGAAGGCATCGTGGTCTCGGAGGAGATCCTGGCGATGCCGACGCGTTCGCCGGAAGTCCCGGTGACGCGCGGCTCGGGGGCCAGCGTTTCCCTGGGCGTGATCAGCATCGTGCCCGAGGGGGCAGCGCCGCGGGTGTTGGCCGACGAGATCGCCGGGACAAACGGAAGGCAGCTGTCCGGCGACTGGCCGCGGATCACCGTGCCTGTCGCCTGCTGGTCATTGCTGCGAATGCGGACGACACCTTCGGCTTCCGCGCCGAACGTCGCCGACGAGGCGGCGACCGCGACAAGCCCCGCGAGGCTGCCGCGAAGTGCAGAGGACATCTTCAAAAAGGCCATCTCTGGCTCCTGGATCATTTGGTTCGACGGGTCTGTTTCGACAACACGTCTCCATGTCGCGCTCCGTGCGGGCGTCAGCGCCTGCCGGCGGAACATGGGCCATCGGAATCAGCAGGCGACCGCGCACACTGCCCAGGCAGGCGCATCAGCCGCATGAGAGGCTCGCTGGCGAGCCGGATCTACCAGAGGCACTTGGGATGGAACCCCGAGAACGGAGCGTAGCTCGAACGGTAGTTCACCTTGACCTCGGTGCCCTGCAGCTCCCACTGCTCATGCTGCCGCATGCCGAACGGCGTCATGATCCAGTGCCCGCGAACGCGGTAGTAGAACGGGCCGTACATCGCATGATACTTGTGCGGGTACAGCATCTCGTGCGGAGCGAGGGCCTGGTTGGTGATGATGGAGCCGCCGGCCCAGTGCGGGACGTTCTGCTGCGGCGAGGGATAGAGCGGAGCATTCAGCTGCGGATACTGGCAGGCCGGGCCTGCCGTGGGCAGCGGGGCGACGACATTCCCGCCGGGCGCCGCGACCACGGGAGCCCCAGTCGCCGGGGCGACGGCCACCGGCGCCTGGTGCACGTTGCTCGCCGTACGGATCGGCGCGGCGCTCTCGACCGAGATCGGTCGGGCTTCGGAAAGATCAGGCAGCGCCGGGGGCGTGAAATCCTGCGCCCGGGCGCTCGACGCGACGGATGCCGACAGCACCATCGCGCCCAGAAGTGACTTGCGAACCATGTTCCCCTCCTTGAGAACGAAAACCACGACGACAGTGAGACCGTCCGCCCGTTGAACGACCGCGCCTTCGCGCGTCCGTCCAGGCATTCCCCCAAAACCCGTCCCCGGCCGCGACGGCGCGCACCGCGGGCGAGTGATGTGCCCCGGAATCAGGCGTCCTCCCTGCCGCTTGCTTCATCGGACATCTCCCCTCCGGTCGCACGACCGGCCTGTCCGAAGCCTGCACGATGGCCCTGACATCGGGCCGCGATTCGTGCGGTCAGTCCTCAGATTCGGCGGAGGCGGATCGTGGCGATGAGTCATTTCCATCCTGATGTTCCGCAGGGCGTGGATTTTCCGAATGTCAGGCGTTACAGGCGTTTACGTCGACTGAAAGATCGCTACGGACGGCACGATCGTCACGCGTGGAGCAACCCGACTTCCGCGAATAATCGTCACACTTTCACACACCGCCTGCAGGGGGCTGGCTGCCGAGAGCTGGCCCGGAAACGCTTCCCGCTCCCGAACGCCGGCCCTGCTGCCCGGGCAGGGATTGGGAACAGTGCGGAGGTGTTTGACACCGAGGGGAGCAAGGAGGGCGCGTTGTGTGGGTGGTCCTGTACTCCTCGCCCTCTTTTCCTGCGGAAGTTCAGTGGAAGGAACGGGAGAGCGTGGGTGGTGCGGACAGGGAGCCGGCCGGGCCGGGTTGTGTGACGACAGGTTGACGGTGGTTGTGTTCATAGGTCCTCCATCATGACGGGGGCGGTTGCGCGGGAGGGCTCGGAAGTCGGAAGTGCTTGGGCGGGTGGGGATTGGGGCAGGGCGAGTCACTTTTTCACAGTCAGTCGTTTCTCGTCACCGCAGGTCATTTTGCGGCAATAACGAAAGCCAACAGCGAATTGGCCCATCTCGAAAAAGTGACCAGCCCTCGCTGCCTGAGTGGTTGGCTGGAGGCGCCGTTCCTCTCCCGGTAAAGTCTTCAGTCTTGCCATCCGGGCCGTCCGGCCGGGGTTATCTCGCCGCTGTTGTCTCTCTTGCTGCTGAAAGTGTCTGTTCCATGTCGCACTGGCCCATCGGTGTTTTCACGTCCATCGACGCCGGACTCGGTGTCCATCTCGACGTCGTCCAGGACCTGAAGATCCCGACGGTGCAGGTCCACGCGCCGCATGGCGCTTCCCGGACGCCCCAGGCGGCCAAGGACTTCCTCGCGAAGACCAAGGCGGCAGGAATTGAAGTCACCTGCGTCTTCGGAGGCTTCGATGGCGAGAGCTACGCCTCCATTCCGATCACGGCCGAGACCGTCGGGCTGGTTCCCGAAGGAACCCGCGCGGCCCGGCTGAAGGAAATGAAGGAGATCTCCGACTTCGCAAAACTGCTGGGCGTCGAAGCCATCGGCCTGCACATCGGGTTTGTTCCGGCCGATCGCAAGAGCGCGGCCTACAAGGGGGTGCTCGACTGCACCCGCGACCTGCTCGATCACGCCGCGAAGAACGGCCAGCGGATTCATCTCGAAACCGGACAGGAAACGGCCGACCACCTGCTCGAGTTCTTCCACGACGTTGAACGCAAGAACCTGGCGATCAACTTCGACCCGGCCAACATGATCCTGTACGGCAACGGCAACCCGATCGAAGCGCTGATGAAGGTCGGCGAGTTCGTGAAGAGCGTCCACTGCAAGGACGCGAAGTGGGCCGCGGAAGCGGTGCGCGGCAAGGAATGGGGCAGCGAAGTCGCTCTCGGCGATGGCGACGTCAACATCGAGCTGTACCTGCGCGTCCTCAAGTCGTTCGGCTACACCGGACCGCTGACAATCGAACGCGAAATCGCCCACGACCGCACCCAGCAGAAGAAAGACATCGGCCAGGCCGTTTCACTGCTGGAGACGCTGAAGAAGCGAATTGGCTGATCGGTCTCTCTGATCTCCCGGTTGTCTGGAACGGGGCTGGTCGCATGTTGATCAAACGGGATGTTCTCGATCGCATCGCGGCAGGGGAGATCTCGATCGCTTTTCGTTGCTGGAACAAGCCGACGGTGAAGACGGGGGGGACCCTGAAAACCGCCGTCGGCGTTCTGGCGATCGAGGCAGTCGAGCCGATCGAGATGGCAGAGATCACCGATGCGGATGCCCGGCGGGCGGGGCATGCGGATCGCGAAACGGCGATCCGAAAGCTCTGTCTTGATCGAGCCGGACAGCTGTACCGCATTCGTCTCCGGCTGGCCGGCCCCGATCCGCGGATCGCTCTCAGAGAGTCGGTGGAGTTGAGCGTCGACGATTGCGAGGAACTTGCGACCCGGCTTGGGCGGCTCGATTCCGGCCCCGCAGGAGCGTGGACCGATCGGGTGCTGCGCGCGATCCAGGCGCTGCCAGAAAAGCCCGCCGGCGAACTGGCCGAACTGACCGGGTTCGACAAGGAGTGGCTGAAAACCAACGTGCGGAAGCTGAAGAACCTGGGTCTGACAGAAAGCCTGCAGCCGGGATACCGGCTCTCTCCGCGCGGTCGCGCGTGGCTGAAGCCCTCTCGAGATCGGACGTCGTCGAAGAAAGGATGAACTGACAGATGCCACGCCTCATCGCGTCTCCCACCGTCGTCCAGGCTGCCGGCAACAAGCCGAAACGGATCGAAGAGTTCGTCGGCCGAGTGAATACGCAGACGGAAGGGGTCAGCGTCGCCCGCATGAAATCGCCGCCGGGCTGGATCGAGCCGGGCCAGCGTCCCGACTTCGAAGAGATCACCGTGGTGCTTCAGGGGACGGTGCGCGTCCATCATGAAGCGGGCGTGCTCGAAGTCCCCGCCGGGCAGGCGGTGATCACGGCGCCCGGAGAATGGGTGAAGTACGAAACGCCAGACGGGGCCGAATACATCGCCATCTGCCTGCCGGCATTCAGCCCGGACACCGTGCACCGCGACGAGACGCCGTAGTACGACACCCCCTGAGCTGCATGCCCTGACTGCACGGCGAGGCCCGAAGACTGGACGACTGAGGCCACTTGACCGGGAGTTTTCCGATGCGAGCTGCTCTCATTGTTGTGGTGTGGTCGCTGGGACTGGTCGTCGGCCAGGCTGCGGCCGCCGACGCCCGGCCCAACATCCTGTTCCTCTTCAGCGACGACCAGAACCCCCGCACGATCCGCTGCTATCCGCAGTCGTGGGAATGGGTCGAGACGCCGAATATCGATGCCCTTGCCAGGAGCGGCGTTCGCTTTGAGCACTGCTATCTCGGCGCCTGGTGCATGCCTTCCCGCGCCACGCTCCTCACGGGCCGGCATCCCCACGCGATCGAGTCGATGACCATGCAGGGGGTGTACCCCGGCAGTTCTTACGATCCCGAGAAGTGCCCGTTCTGGCCGCGAATCCTGCGCAAGCAGGGGTATCAGACGGCCCAGATCGGGAAATGGCACACGGGAACGGATGCCGGGTACGGCCGTGACTGGGACTACCAGATCGTCTGGAACCGTCCGAAGCGCGCCAGCAATGCCGGCAACTACTACGTCGACCAGATCGTTGACTGGAACGGCGTCGAGAAGCATGTCGACGGCTACTCGACGGACAACTACTCCCAATGGGCCTGCGACTACATCCGCGGAGAAGGTCGAACGGCCGACAAGCCGTGGTTCCTCTGGCTGTGTTATGGCGCGATCCACGGCCCGTCGACGCCCGCGCCGCGGCACAAGGGGCTCTATCGAAACGCTCCCGTCGAGCTTCCATCCGACATCCTCGGACCACGCCCCGAGAAGCCGGCGTATCTCGACCGGAGTCAGGCCTGGGTGAAAGGCGAGGACGGCGAGATCTACGCTGGCAAAAGCGGCGAGACCTTCGGAGACGAAGCGGGAAAACGACGGAAGACTTACGCCGACTTCGTCCGGCAGATGAACGAATGCGGCCGCGCGCTCGATGAAGGGATTGGCCAGGTGCTGACTGCGTTGAAGGAGTCGGGGCAGCTCGAAAACACGCTGATCGTCTTCGCCGCCGATCAGGGCTTCGGGATGGGCGAACACGGATTTCGCAGCAAGCTCGCTCCCTACGAAGCGACCTACAACTCGCCGCTGATCGTCGCACAGGCCGGGAAGATCCCGGCCGGCAAAGTCTGTTCATCGCCGGTCACGGGGCCGGATCTCGTCCAGACCATCCTGAAAACCGCGGGGGTTGAAGTCCCCTGGAAAATGCACGGTCGCGACCTCAGTGAGCTTCTGGCTGACCCTGAGCGGATCGAAGCGCCGCGTGTGGCCCTCTTCGAGGATATGGGCCAGAAATATGGATCGGAATGCGATGCGATCCCGACGGACGATTCGATATTCCATGGGAACGTACCGCGCTGGATCGCCATCCGTTATGGCAGGCACAAATACATCCGCACGCTCGTTGCGGGAGAAATGGAAGAGATCTACGACCTGCAGGCCGACCCGGGTGAACTGACCAATCTCGCACTGCGGCCCGAACACGAGGAACTGCTCAGGAGTCTGCGGGCCAAAGCGGTTGAAGAACTCCGGCGGACGGAGTCGGGCTTCGTTGACCGCCTGCCTGTCACCCGCGCTATGCGAAGCGACCCTCCGGCGGCCGGCAAAGAAAAGAGCTGAAACGGCGTCTCGGGAATTCCCCGGCCCTCAGCGCCTTCGCGGTGAAAGCCGCTGCGATTCGTGGCTATAATCAAGAGTTCCGCGCGGGTGAGCGCGTCAACGGAATCCGGCGGTTCGGGGGAACGCATGCGGAGTTGCTTCGTCACTTTGATCGCGGCCTGGAGCCTGTTGCACGTCACGGTGTGCCGCGCGGCCGATGGTCCCATCAGCTTCAGCCGTGACGTCCGGCCGATCCTTTCGAGCCACTGCTTCAAGTGTCACGGCTTCGACCCGGCCACGCGTGAAGCCGGACTGCGACTCGACACGAAAGAGGGGCTCTTTAACGACCACGAGGGGAACCGGCCGTTCGTGGCCGGGCACGCGGAAGAGAGCGAAGCCCTGAGACGCATCCTGTCGGACGACGCCGACGAAAGGATGCCGCCGCCGTCGGCCAAGAAAGACCTGACGCCGCGCGAGATCGAGATCCTGCAGAAATGGGTCGCGCAGGGAGCGGGCTGGGAGCCGCACTGGGCATTCGTCCCGCCGACCCGGCCCGACGTTCCGGACATCCCGGGAGAATCGTGGTCACGCACACCAATCGACCATTTCATCGTGACCCGCCTGAAGGGGGCCGGACTGTCGCCTTCCCCGGAGGCCGATCGATACACGCTGATCCGTCGCGTCAGCCTCGACCTGACTGGTCTCCCGCCGACTCCCGACGAGGCGGATGCGTTCGTCAACGACGCTTCGCCCGATGCGTATGAGCAGCTGGTGAACCGTCTGCTCAACAGCCCGGCCTACGGCGAGCGCTGGGCCCGCCGCTGGCTCGACCTGGCGCGCTATGCCGACACGAACGGTTATGAGAAGGACCGCGAGCGAAACATCTGGCCCTACCGCGACTGGGTCGTGAAGGCGTTCAACGACAACATGCCGTTCGATGAGTTCACGGTGAAACAGATCGCCGGCGACATGCTGCCGAATGCGACCGAAGACGATCGCATCGCGACGGGATTCCATCGCAATACGATGCTGAACGAAGAAGGGGGGATCGACCCGCTCGAGTTCCGCTTCTACGCGATGACCGATCGCGTCGCGACGACGGGGACGACCTGGCTGGGGCTGACGACCGGCTGCGCACAGTGCCACGATCACAAGTACGACCCGATCTCGCATCGCGAATACTTCGGGATGATGGCCTTCCTGAATAACGCGGACGAAGTCGAACTGCCGCTCGGGCCGGCCGTGCAGAAAGTGGATGCCGTCTCCCCGGAGAAGACCGCTGAGACGGCGAAGTCGCTCGCGGCCCAATGGTCGGTGGTGAAAGGCGATCGCAAAGCCAGGCCCCGGAAAGGCGCATCGCCCGAAGCTGGCAGGGCGGGTCAGGACGACGCGGCTGCCCTCCCTCCGGACCACTTGGCCGAAGCCGCGTTTCGCGAATGGCTGGCGAAGGAACAGGGACGCGTTCCGCAGTGGACCCGCATTCATCCGACGTCGCTTCAGTCCAATCTGCCGCTCCTCTCGCTCACCGATGATGACGTCGTTTTCGTCACGGGCGACACCACGAAGCAGGACACCTATCGCATCGCCGCGAGCCCCGCGGTGAAGGCCGCCACGGCGCTGCGCATCGAGGCCCTGCCTGATCCGCTCCTTCCGGGAGGCGGCCCCGGGATGACGTACTACGAAGGGAAGAAAGGCGACTTCTTCCTCGCGAACCTCGTCATGAAAGCGAACGGGCAGGCGGTGAAGTTTGCCTCGGCCGAGGCGAGCTACGCGAAGAACGCGTTCGGCGCGACCCCCGCCACGGCGGACATGGCCATTGATGACAACCTGCAGTCGGGCTGGGGCGTGGCCGACCGCCCGGCCGAGCGGCATGTCGCCGTTTTCCGGTTCACCGAACCGATCGACATCGACTCGCTCGAACTCGAAATGCTCTTTGCGAGGCACTTCGCGTCGTCGCTTGGCAAATTTCGATTGTCGTTGACGACGGCGAAGGAGACGCCGGTTCGCGACATCAGCCCCGAGGCGGAGGAACTGCTGGCCAGCCCGTCCGGCGAATTGACGGACGCCGAGTTGAGTACGCTGCGTCTGGCATTCCTGCTTCAGGCTCCGGAACTGGCCAAGCCGGTTGAGGCGATCCGCAAGCAGTTGCATCCACGGCCGGACGCGTCGACGCTCGTGTTCCAGGAACGTCCTGCCGGCAACCCGCGGCCGACCCATCTGCATCACCGGGGCGAATGGCTGCAGGCCAAAGAGGAAGTTCCGCCGGTGACGTTGGCTTTCCTCAATCCGTTCCCGGAAGGGGCTCCGAAGAACCGCCTGTCGTTCGCGCGCTGGCTCGTGGCGCGCGACAACCCGCTCACGGCACGGGTGGTCGTCAACCAGCAATGGGCCGCCCTGTTTGGCAGGGGGCTCGTGGCCACCGTGCAGGATTTCGGCTTCCAGGGGGACACTCCTTCCCATCCCGATCTGCTCGACTGGCTGGCCATCGAGTTCATGGAGAGCGGGTGGAACCTGAAGCACATCCATCGGCTGATCGTGATGAGCAGCGTTTATCGGCAGTCGTCGGTGGTCACGCCGCTGGCCCGCGAGAAAGATCCTTCGAATCTTCTCCTCTCGCGCGGGGCACGGCTGCGGCTGGAGGCGGAGATCATCCGAGACTCGGCCCTCGCGGCCGGCGGTCTCCTGTCCCGCAAAGTCGGCGGTCCCCCCGTCAAGCCGCCCCAGCCGAACAGCGTGACCGAAGCGGCCTATGGCGCCTTCAAGTGGGAGCCCAGCACGGGCGAAGACCGCTACCGCCGGAGCCTGTACACGTTCATGAAGCGGACGGCGCCCTTCGCGATGTACACCACGTTCGACGGACCGAGCGGCGAAGCCTGCCTCGCGCGTCGCGACGTCTCCAACACGCCGCTGCAGAGCCTCGCCCTGTTGAACGACGAGATGTTCCTGGAGATCGCGAGATCGCTGGGACGACGCGCTTTGCAGATCGAAGGAGACGATCACGCGAAGGCGACTGCGCTGTTCCGGCTGGTGCTCACGCGCCGGCCGGACGACTCCGAAGTCAGCGACCTGACCGCATTCGTCGATCATCAGCGGTCGGCGTTCAAAGGACAGATGACGCAGGCCCGTGAACTCGCGGCCGTGCAGGATGAGACCGCCCCTGAACTGGCTGCGTGGATCGCACTGGCGCGGGTCGTTCTGAGCCTGGATGAGGCCGTCACAAGAAACTGACGACACGACCGGTTGTCCGGCAGCTCGCCTGAAGAAGCCATGAACATCAACAACATCCCCCGCCGTTATTTCCTCCGCGACT contains:
- a CDS encoding cupin domain-containing protein translates to MPRLIASPTVVQAAGNKPKRIEEFVGRVNTQTEGVSVARMKSPPGWIEPGQRPDFEEITVVLQGTVRVHHEAGVLEVPAGQAVITAPGEWVKYETPDGAEYIAICLPAFSPDTVHRDETP
- a CDS encoding alpha/beta fold hydrolase codes for the protein MSDPSLASENPPAPEACPPPLAWQEVLQGVEEQGESFTHSGPGIELNGIAIGEGPPLWFLGGLAGDRRLYSLIAWLMRDRFRCLVADASCDTPPSPAALVASVADAFVGASHKLELDRPAYFGTSFGGQIALAILERHPDHARAAILHEAFACRRVSLTERLMAWGAGKSSKLLREFPSWGQIQEANHRRWFPPIDPSRWNFLLDSLGETSARHWSVLARGAAATDLGPALHTIKAPVLLLRTEGDGPVATRAVNELMVSLPDVREETLHTSGHFAFLTHPHRVAKIVAGFINGTP
- a CDS encoding sugar phosphate isomerase/epimerase family protein, which encodes MSHWPIGVFTSIDAGLGVHLDVVQDLKIPTVQVHAPHGASRTPQAAKDFLAKTKAAGIEVTCVFGGFDGESYASIPITAETVGLVPEGTRAARLKEMKEISDFAKLLGVEAIGLHIGFVPADRKSAAYKGVLDCTRDLLDHAAKNGQRIHLETGQETADHLLEFFHDVERKNLAINFDPANMILYGNGNPIEALMKVGEFVKSVHCKDAKWAAEAVRGKEWGSEVALGDGDVNIELYLRVLKSFGYTGPLTIEREIAHDRTQQKKDIGQAVSLLETLKKRIG
- a CDS encoding PSD1 and planctomycete cytochrome C domain-containing protein, producing MRSCFVTLIAAWSLLHVTVCRAADGPISFSRDVRPILSSHCFKCHGFDPATREAGLRLDTKEGLFNDHEGNRPFVAGHAEESEALRRILSDDADERMPPPSAKKDLTPREIEILQKWVAQGAGWEPHWAFVPPTRPDVPDIPGESWSRTPIDHFIVTRLKGAGLSPSPEADRYTLIRRVSLDLTGLPPTPDEADAFVNDASPDAYEQLVNRLLNSPAYGERWARRWLDLARYADTNGYEKDRERNIWPYRDWVVKAFNDNMPFDEFTVKQIAGDMLPNATEDDRIATGFHRNTMLNEEGGIDPLEFRFYAMTDRVATTGTTWLGLTTGCAQCHDHKYDPISHREYFGMMAFLNNADEVELPLGPAVQKVDAVSPEKTAETAKSLAAQWSVVKGDRKARPRKGASPEAGRAGQDDAAALPPDHLAEAAFREWLAKEQGRVPQWTRIHPTSLQSNLPLLSLTDDDVVFVTGDTTKQDTYRIAASPAVKAATALRIEALPDPLLPGGGPGMTYYEGKKGDFFLANLVMKANGQAVKFASAEASYAKNAFGATPATADMAIDDNLQSGWGVADRPAERHVAVFRFTEPIDIDSLELEMLFARHFASSLGKFRLSLTTAKETPVRDISPEAEELLASPSGELTDAELSTLRLAFLLQAPELAKPVEAIRKQLHPRPDASTLVFQERPAGNPRPTHLHHRGEWLQAKEEVPPVTLAFLNPFPEGAPKNRLSFARWLVARDNPLTARVVVNQQWAALFGRGLVATVQDFGFQGDTPSHPDLLDWLAIEFMESGWNLKHIHRLIVMSSVYRQSSVVTPLAREKDPSNLLLSRGARLRLEAEIIRDSALAAGGLLSRKVGGPPVKPPQPNSVTEAAYGAFKWEPSTGEDRYRRSLYTFMKRTAPFAMYTTFDGPSGEACLARRDVSNTPLQSLALLNDEMFLEIARSLGRRALQIEGDDHAKATALFRLVLTRRPDDSEVSDLTAFVDHQRSAFKGQMTQARELAAVQDETAPELAAWIALARVVLSLDEAVTRN
- a CDS encoding ASCH domain-containing protein encodes the protein MLIKRDVLDRIAAGEISIAFRCWNKPTVKTGGTLKTAVGVLAIEAVEPIEMAEITDADARRAGHADRETAIRKLCLDRAGQLYRIRLRLAGPDPRIALRESVELSVDDCEELATRLGRLDSGPAGAWTDRVLRAIQALPEKPAGELAELTGFDKEWLKTNVRKLKNLGLTESLQPGYRLSPRGRAWLKPSRDRTSSKKG
- a CDS encoding sulfatase-like hydrolase/transferase — encoded protein: MRAALIVVVWSLGLVVGQAAAADARPNILFLFSDDQNPRTIRCYPQSWEWVETPNIDALARSGVRFEHCYLGAWCMPSRATLLTGRHPHAIESMTMQGVYPGSSYDPEKCPFWPRILRKQGYQTAQIGKWHTGTDAGYGRDWDYQIVWNRPKRASNAGNYYVDQIVDWNGVEKHVDGYSTDNYSQWACDYIRGEGRTADKPWFLWLCYGAIHGPSTPAPRHKGLYRNAPVELPSDILGPRPEKPAYLDRSQAWVKGEDGEIYAGKSGETFGDEAGKRRKTYADFVRQMNECGRALDEGIGQVLTALKESGQLENTLIVFAADQGFGMGEHGFRSKLAPYEATYNSPLIVAQAGKIPAGKVCSSPVTGPDLVQTILKTAGVEVPWKMHGRDLSELLADPERIEAPRVALFEDMGQKYGSECDAIPTDDSIFHGNVPRWIAIRYGRHKYIRTLVAGEMEEIYDLQADPGELTNLALRPEHEELLRSLRAKAVEELRRTESGFVDRLPVTRAMRSDPPAAGKEKS